In Sulfuracidifex metallicus DSM 6482 = JCM 9184, a single window of DNA contains:
- a CDS encoding Rpp14/Pop5 family protein, translated as MMLQLLIDILFTVWLSTLTIILILERKRNKKSLNMEIPKNRQLIKAKRYIIFNVITESSDLESSQIEEAIRVSVKELLGKVWLDISNPRVIFFLPDRKEGIISTNRGGYKVVIASLPLTKKVSGTKVLLVPVKTTGSLKKAKEMIGLK; from the coding sequence CGGTGTGGCTTTCAACGTTGACAATCATTTTAATATTGGAGAGAAAAAGAAATAAGAAGAGTTTAAATATGGAAATACCTAAAAATAGGCAATTAATAAAAGCCAAGAGATATATAATCTTTAACGTTATTACCGAATCTTCCGACCTCGAATCCTCACAAATTGAAGAAGCAATAAGAGTTTCTGTAAAAGAATTGCTAGGGAAAGTTTGGTTAGACATTTCTAATCCTAGAGTGATATTTTTCTTGCCAGATAGAAAAGAAGGTATAATTTCAACAAATAGAGGAGGATATAAAGTAGTTATTGCAAGCCTTCCTTTGACTAAAAAGGTTTCTGGGACTAAGGTATTGCTAGTGCCAGTTAAGACTACGGGAAGTTTAAAAAAGGCAAAAGAGATGATAGGGCTTAAGTGA
- the psmA gene encoding archaeal proteasome endopeptidase complex subunit alpha: MALGPAAMGYDRAITIFSPDGSLYQVDYAFGAVKKGWTTLGIKTNSGVVIASEKKRESRLLDLDNIEKVFIIDDHIGCSFAGLASDGRILIDYARTNALQHRLVYDEPISVAYLTKLISDVKQAYTQHGGVRPFGVALLIAGIDKRTPKLYLTEPSGQFTPYQAIAIGQGDAAATEFLEKNYKADLSMEDSVILALKALQTVQKPGEKLTPNTVELGIASVETGTFRKSNFEERQSFIQKLG; this comes from the coding sequence TTGGCATTAGGACCAGCAGCAATGGGATATGATAGAGCTATAACGATTTTCTCGCCTGATGGTTCATTATATCAAGTTGATTACGCTTTTGGGGCAGTTAAAAAAGGATGGACAACTTTAGGGATAAAGACAAACAGTGGAGTAGTTATTGCAAGTGAAAAGAAAAGGGAATCTAGGCTTCTAGATCTTGACAATATAGAAAAAGTGTTTATAATAGATGACCATATAGGCTGTAGTTTTGCAGGTCTTGCTTCTGACGGAAGAATTCTTATAGATTATGCAAGAACTAATGCGTTACAGCACAGACTAGTTTATGATGAGCCAATAAGCGTAGCTTACTTGACCAAGTTGATTTCTGATGTTAAGCAGGCTTATACACAGCACGGCGGAGTTAGGCCTTTCGGTGTGGCTTTGCTCATTGCAGGTATAGATAAACGAACTCCAAAACTGTACCTAACAGAGCCAAGCGGTCAGTTTACTCCATATCAAGCTATAGCTATAGGTCAGGGTGACGCTGCAGCCACAGAATTTTTAGAAAAGAATTACAAAGCTGATCTTAGCATGGAGGATTCAGTGATTCTAGCGTTAAAGGCATTGCAAACAGTTCAGAAACCTGGTGAGAAGTTAACTCCAAATACAGTAGAGCTAGGTATAGCTTCGGTTGAAACTGGAACGTTTAGGAAAAGTAATTTTGAGGAAAGACAGTCCTTTATTCAGAAACTTGGGTGA